A window from Corynebacterium urealyticum DSM 7109 encodes these proteins:
- a CDS encoding S1C family serine protease, protein MEKNGENLNSGNGIGGNGASGSGGERYPKASDFGPFGHNGHTGRGEAGAQYDHGGWAGDTQDNQPAQWDQSNTSHTQPHQFQSHQGMQAPHHQQALPHEPGYPPQAGPGESGEGTLTAPPKEKKRWSTGAVAALMVGAVVLASGTTFALTSMQGNSSTRSVNTLDSAPTGNEDTSTSRLEESGSIAQVANKVTRSVVQIQVQSARGGEEGSGSIFTNDGMILTNNHVVGAAAQGGAKMQVITADGRVLPAKFIAADPQTDIAVIKAEGADNLQPMAMGDSNAINVGETVAAIGSPLGLNSTVTSGIVSAKDRPVQAAGEDGGEGSLIDAIQTDAAINPGNSGGALVNLKGELVGIPTVIATLGGGGTSGSIGLGFAIPSNQAVRIAKQLIDNGKAVHPMIGAQINTASNFIGAEVMEVNSGSPADKAGLKKGDVVRKVDDRLIDTGVGLIAAIRSHEVGDTVKLTVLPGGRGPEKQLDVTLGTEAETQE, encoded by the coding sequence ATGGAAAAAAATGGTGAAAATCTGAATAGCGGTAACGGTATCGGCGGCAACGGCGCCAGCGGTAGCGGGGGAGAGCGCTACCCGAAGGCGTCGGATTTTGGGCCATTCGGACACAATGGCCACACCGGCCGTGGTGAGGCTGGAGCGCAGTACGACCACGGGGGATGGGCGGGCGATACTCAAGACAACCAGCCTGCCCAGTGGGATCAGTCGAATACCAGCCATACCCAGCCGCACCAGTTTCAGAGTCACCAGGGCATGCAGGCGCCGCATCACCAGCAGGCGCTACCGCACGAGCCGGGCTACCCGCCCCAGGCAGGGCCGGGCGAGTCTGGGGAGGGCACCCTCACCGCCCCTCCGAAGGAGAAGAAGCGCTGGTCCACCGGAGCAGTGGCCGCCCTCATGGTGGGGGCAGTAGTTCTCGCATCCGGCACGACCTTCGCCCTGACCTCCATGCAGGGCAATTCGAGCACCCGCTCTGTCAACACTCTCGACTCCGCGCCCACCGGCAATGAGGACACCAGCACGAGCAGGCTCGAGGAATCAGGATCCATCGCCCAGGTCGCGAACAAGGTCACCCGCTCGGTGGTGCAGATCCAGGTGCAAAGCGCCCGTGGCGGGGAGGAGGGCTCCGGATCCATCTTCACCAACGACGGCATGATTCTCACGAATAATCACGTCGTTGGTGCTGCCGCCCAGGGTGGCGCGAAGATGCAGGTCATCACCGCTGACGGCCGCGTGCTCCCAGCCAAGTTCATCGCCGCTGACCCGCAGACCGATATCGCCGTCATCAAGGCGGAGGGCGCCGATAACCTGCAGCCCATGGCGATGGGGGACTCCAACGCCATCAATGTCGGCGAGACGGTCGCCGCCATCGGCTCTCCGCTGGGCCTGAACTCCACCGTGACCTCCGGCATTGTGTCTGCCAAGGACCGCCCTGTGCAGGCAGCCGGCGAGGATGGTGGCGAGGGTTCCCTCATCGACGCCATCCAGACCGATGCAGCTATCAACCCCGGCAACTCCGGTGGTGCGCTCGTGAATCTTAAGGGCGAACTCGTGGGCATCCCGACGGTCATCGCCACCCTGGGCGGAGGGGGCACCTCCGGTTCTATCGGACTGGGCTTCGCTATCCCTTCCAACCAGGCGGTGCGTATCGCCAAGCAGCTGATTGATAACGGCAAGGCCGTCCATCCGATGATCGGCGCGCAGATCAACACCGCCAGCAACTTCATCGGCGCCGAGGTCATGGAGGTCAACTCCGGAAGCCCGGCTGACAAGGCCGGCTTGAAGAAGGGGGACGTGGTACGCAAGGTCGACGATCGACTCATCGACACTGGTGTGGGGCTCATCGCCGCCATCCGTTCTCACGAGGTTGGGGACACCGTGAAACTCACCGTCTTGCCTGGGGGACGCGGACCGGAAAAGCAACTCGACGTCACTCTCGGCACCGAGGCTGAAACCCAGGAGTAA
- a CDS encoding molybdenum cofactor biosynthesis protein B: MTLNRNEAHEIGVRNPIVDDIDHSQLDRLDATIPEPDDSFLHSLDQSLDAQAAAKRAAAEAVPTRHALVVLIGEDRAGQGGSGELVAELLAEDRFIVDAVVDVAERKSEIRHAIETGVVGGADLVITIGGTGFGPRDRAPEATRKLLDRRIPGIAEAIRSSGLAANNKDAALSRGLAGISGSTVVVNIAGSRGAIRDGMATLGPLVNHVLDELGV, from the coding sequence TTGACGCTAAACCGGAATGAAGCCCACGAGATTGGTGTCCGAAACCCCATCGTGGACGACATCGACCACAGTCAGCTAGACCGGCTGGACGCCACCATTCCGGAGCCAGACGATAGCTTCCTCCACAGCCTTGACCAGAGCCTCGATGCGCAGGCCGCCGCCAAGCGCGCAGCCGCCGAGGCCGTGCCCACCCGCCACGCGCTTGTCGTGCTGATCGGGGAGGACCGCGCTGGCCAGGGCGGCAGTGGCGAGCTCGTTGCCGAACTGCTCGCAGAAGACCGCTTCATCGTCGATGCGGTGGTCGATGTCGCTGAGCGTAAGAGCGAGATCCGGCACGCCATCGAAACTGGGGTGGTCGGGGGCGCGGACCTCGTCATTACCATCGGCGGCACCGGCTTCGGCCCACGTGACCGCGCCCCCGAGGCCACCCGCAAGTTGCTGGATCGCCGCATCCCGGGCATCGCGGAGGCGATCCGCAGCTCCGGGCTGGCCGCCAATAATAAGGATGCTGCCCTCTCCCGCGGCCTCGCCGGGATCTCCGGGTCCACCGTGGTCGTCAACATCGCTGGCAGCCGGGGCGCAATCCGCGACGGCATGGCCACGCTCGGCCCGCTGGTCAACCACGTGCTCGACGAGCTCGGCGTCTAA
- the mscL gene encoding large conductance mechanosensitive channel protein MscL, producing MLSGFKEFLMRGNVVELAVAVVVGSAFTAIVTAFTDKIVNPLIAALGGSPEFGLGFHIREGNPATFVDFGAVITAAINFLIVAAVVYFILIMPMNKLAEMNARRKGISTEEAAATETELLAEIRDLLQQQNGVSTKKVDPSVVNDDDPTGRHAE from the coding sequence ATGCTATCTGGATTCAAGGAATTCCTGATGCGCGGCAACGTGGTTGAGCTCGCAGTGGCCGTCGTTGTCGGTTCCGCGTTCACCGCAATCGTCACCGCTTTCACTGACAAGATCGTCAACCCGCTGATCGCCGCACTGGGAGGCTCCCCGGAGTTCGGCCTGGGCTTCCACATCCGTGAGGGCAACCCGGCCACCTTCGTCGACTTCGGTGCCGTGATCACCGCCGCGATCAACTTCCTGATTGTCGCAGCCGTCGTTTACTTCATCCTCATCATGCCGATGAACAAGCTGGCTGAGATGAACGCTCGCCGCAAGGGAATCTCCACCGAGGAGGCAGCTGCAACCGAGACCGAGCTGCTGGCCGAGATCCGCGACCTGCTGCAGCAGCAGAACGGCGTTTCCACCAAGAAGGTCGACCCTTCTGTCGTCAACGACGATGACCCGACCGGTCGTCACGCTGAGTAA
- a CDS encoding 5-formyltetrahydrofolate cyclo-ligase, with amino-acid sequence MPHNPEETRAAKAALRAEVRGTRKQVPATERARRDRAIQRHLVAALGQQFPNSRPVVAAFCALPGEPGGADLPEALQEAGYEVILPVVQYNPRRLEWRTFTGQADLVANSMGILEPTGENLGELVDAADVAILPALSLGPKGTRLGQGGGFYDRTLAAFVPGDSALPSESEEPSSANATPTHDVNPFTKPHVDQRFPGPRLQAIWAVVDHAELRVRVPAAPHDLAVSAGITQNGVYHFSSSSV; translated from the coding sequence ATGCCCCATAACCCCGAAGAAACCCGCGCCGCGAAGGCTGCACTGCGCGCTGAGGTTCGCGGCACCCGCAAGCAGGTCCCAGCAACCGAGCGCGCCCGCCGCGACCGGGCCATCCAACGCCATCTGGTGGCAGCCCTGGGACAACAGTTCCCCAACTCCCGGCCGGTAGTGGCCGCTTTCTGCGCGCTGCCGGGTGAGCCAGGAGGGGCGGACCTGCCGGAAGCTCTGCAGGAGGCGGGCTATGAGGTGATTCTGCCGGTGGTTCAGTACAACCCACGCCGGCTGGAATGGCGCACCTTCACGGGCCAAGCTGACCTGGTGGCAAACTCGATGGGGATCCTGGAACCCACGGGCGAGAACCTCGGCGAACTGGTCGATGCGGCGGACGTCGCCATCCTTCCTGCCCTCTCCCTGGGTCCCAAAGGCACCCGGCTGGGCCAGGGCGGCGGGTTCTACGACCGCACGCTCGCAGCCTTCGTACCGGGCGATTCCGCCCTCCCGTCAGAAAGCGAGGAGCCCTCGAGCGCCAACGCCACCCCAACGCATGATGTGAACCCCTTCACAAAACCGCACGTCGACCAACGTTTCCCTGGACCTCGGCTGCAGGCAATCTGGGCTGTCGTCGACCACGCCGAACTGCGAGTCCGCGTTCCCGCCGCCCCACATGACCTCGCCGTATCGGCGGGCATCACACAAAACGGGGTCTATCATTTCTCCAGCTCATCAGTATAA
- a CDS encoding UTP--glucose-1-phosphate uridylyltransferase: MTSNELRTVVVPAAGLGTRFLPATKTVPKELLPVVDTPGIELIAKEAAQAGAERLAIITAPKKQGIMAHFRTDAELEATLEARGKEDQLAKVRATDGLIDVAAIEQPEPLGLGHAIGLAETHLAEDEECFAVMLPDDLVLPYGVMETMLEVRQRYGGSVLCAVEVPEEDVSKYGVFDIAADSDDPQVKKVNGMVEKPDLEDAPSNFAATGRYLLDRQVFEALSRTKPGKGGEIQITDAIELMISEGHPVHIVVHQGKRHDLGNPGGYIRACVDMALEDETYGESLKQWLEQRLGE; this comes from the coding sequence ATGACATCCAATGAGCTTCGCACAGTTGTAGTCCCCGCCGCAGGACTGGGGACGCGCTTCCTGCCTGCAACGAAGACGGTGCCCAAGGAACTGCTCCCCGTGGTCGACACTCCCGGTATCGAGCTTATCGCCAAGGAGGCCGCCCAGGCTGGTGCGGAACGGCTGGCGATCATCACCGCCCCGAAGAAGCAGGGCATCATGGCCCACTTCCGCACCGATGCTGAGCTCGAGGCCACCCTCGAAGCCCGCGGTAAGGAGGACCAGCTCGCGAAGGTTCGCGCCACCGACGGCCTGATCGACGTGGCAGCCATCGAGCAGCCGGAGCCACTCGGCCTCGGCCACGCCATCGGCCTGGCCGAAACCCACCTCGCCGAGGATGAGGAATGCTTCGCCGTCATGCTGCCAGACGACCTCGTCCTGCCCTACGGGGTCATGGAGACCATGCTGGAGGTGCGCCAGCGCTATGGTGGCTCCGTCCTGTGCGCAGTCGAGGTGCCGGAGGAGGACGTCTCCAAGTACGGTGTCTTCGATATCGCCGCCGACTCCGATGACCCGCAGGTCAAGAAGGTCAACGGCATGGTCGAGAAGCCGGACCTCGAAGACGCCCCGTCGAACTTCGCGGCCACCGGCCGCTACCTGCTGGACCGGCAGGTCTTCGAGGCCCTGTCCCGCACCAAGCCGGGCAAGGGTGGGGAAATCCAGATCACCGATGCCATCGAGCTGATGATCTCCGAGGGGCACCCGGTGCACATCGTCGTCCACCAGGGCAAGCGCCACGACCTCGGCAACCCAGGCGGCTACATCCGCGCGTGCGTGGACATGGCTCTCGAGGATGAGACCTACGGGGAGTCCCTGAAGCAGTGGCTCGAGCAGCGACTCGGGGAGTAG
- the glp gene encoding gephyrin-like molybdotransferase Glp, with protein MRSVEEQLAIISAAAVTPEPVRISISEALGLRCAEQIEGDRAVPGFNQAAIDGYAVRAVDVREPADGELPTLPVVGEVTAGSSRPVRLQPRQTVRVHAGAPIPTLADAVLPLDWVEVDGRHVEPLRTVNSGEFVHRLGSDVQPGDVVVEQGAVLGAAQVGLLAAIGRSKVLVYPRPRLSVLAFGPELVDIDRDPGLGQVHDANSYALAAAAKEAGAEAHRMGILAGEPRRIKEVVEAQLMRSEVLVITGAIGGEGSDQLRQILGELGPMETTRIAMHPGSIVGFGTLGADQVPTFLLPANPSAALVAFEVLVRPLIQIIRGQRQATRRVVRARTIAAIDSAPRRRGFIRGQLMRDRETREFLVDPLGAVGGGEPTHLLGSYGQANCLITVPAEETHVAPGQFVDVLFLTNRS; from the coding sequence ATGCGCAGCGTTGAGGAACAGCTAGCGATCATCTCCGCGGCGGCGGTCACGCCGGAACCGGTGCGCATCTCCATTTCTGAGGCGCTCGGTCTGCGCTGCGCGGAGCAGATCGAGGGGGACCGGGCGGTACCCGGCTTCAACCAGGCCGCCATCGACGGCTACGCGGTGCGCGCCGTGGACGTCCGCGAGCCCGCCGACGGCGAGCTGCCCACCCTCCCGGTCGTCGGTGAGGTCACCGCAGGTTCGAGCCGTCCCGTTCGGCTGCAGCCGCGCCAGACCGTGCGCGTCCACGCCGGGGCGCCGATCCCGACGCTCGCCGATGCTGTTCTTCCGCTTGACTGGGTGGAGGTCGACGGCCGCCACGTGGAACCGCTACGCACCGTGAACTCGGGGGAGTTCGTCCACCGCCTCGGTTCCGACGTCCAGCCGGGCGACGTCGTCGTCGAGCAGGGCGCAGTGCTCGGCGCGGCCCAGGTGGGCTTGCTCGCAGCCATCGGCCGCTCCAAGGTGCTGGTCTACCCACGCCCGCGACTGAGCGTGCTCGCCTTCGGCCCCGAGCTCGTCGACATCGACCGCGACCCGGGTCTGGGGCAGGTCCACGACGCCAATTCCTATGCGCTCGCCGCCGCCGCTAAGGAGGCGGGTGCCGAGGCCCACCGCATGGGCATCCTCGCGGGTGAACCGCGCCGGATTAAGGAGGTCGTGGAAGCCCAGCTGATGCGCAGCGAGGTGCTCGTCATCACCGGGGCGATCGGTGGGGAAGGCAGCGACCAGCTGCGCCAGATTTTGGGCGAGCTCGGCCCAATGGAAACCACCCGCATCGCGATGCACCCGGGCTCCATCGTGGGCTTCGGCACCCTCGGTGCCGACCAGGTGCCGACCTTCTTGCTGCCTGCCAATCCCTCCGCCGCGCTCGTGGCCTTCGAAGTGCTGGTCCGACCGCTGATCCAGATTATCCGCGGCCAGCGCCAGGCCACCCGCCGGGTGGTGCGGGCCCGCACCATTGCCGCGATCGACTCGGCGCCGCGCCGCCGAGGCTTCATCCGTGGCCAGCTGATGCGCGACCGGGAGACCCGCGAGTTTCTCGTGGACCCGCTCGGCGCGGTCGGCGGCGGGGAACCGACCCACCTGCTGGGCAGCTACGGCCAGGCAAACTGCCTGATTACCGTGCCTGCGGAGGAGACGCACGTCGCGCCTGGTCAGTTCGTCGACGTCCTCTTCCTGACGAACCGCTCCTAG
- a CDS encoding GNAT family N-acetyltransferase codes for MELDRRLARGNGARWRVPTVWLPPALQRPGAVPDATVRATTSAAPARGVHRTSEHLHAQPSAELPVRLRELRRSDGASWRAFRIADEHLLRPVEPTVATSWEEAHSPKMWRQTYRGLKFAERQGIAMSLAIEVAGEFAGQLTLGNMQYGTIGNCWIGYWVHSRWQGRGVATAAVALGTDLAMLGLGLHRVEATVMEDNPASRRVLDNTGYRVEGRLERNLHIDGQWTDHLLVAQTVEELGPGITQRLASQGRFRVD; via the coding sequence GTGGAGCTGGATAGGCGCCTGGCCAGGGGTAATGGGGCGCGGTGGCGCGTACCTACCGTGTGGTTGCCTCCAGCACTCCAGCGGCCAGGCGCCGTGCCCGACGCAACCGTAAGGGCTACCACGAGCGCAGCCCCCGCACGTGGCGTTCATCGGACCAGCGAGCACCTACACGCCCAGCCCTCCGCGGAATTGCCGGTGCGGCTGCGGGAGCTGCGCCGCTCCGACGGGGCATCGTGGCGCGCGTTCCGCATCGCCGATGAACACCTCTTGCGCCCCGTCGAGCCGACCGTGGCGACCTCGTGGGAGGAGGCGCACTCGCCGAAAATGTGGCGCCAGACTTACCGCGGGCTCAAGTTCGCGGAGCGCCAAGGGATAGCGATGTCCTTGGCGATCGAGGTGGCCGGCGAGTTCGCGGGCCAGCTCACGCTAGGCAATATGCAATACGGCACGATTGGTAACTGCTGGATCGGCTACTGGGTGCATTCCCGCTGGCAGGGGCGCGGGGTCGCCACCGCGGCCGTCGCTTTGGGCACCGACCTGGCGATGCTAGGGCTCGGCCTGCACCGGGTGGAGGCTACCGTCATGGAGGACAACCCCGCGTCCCGCCGCGTGCTGGACAACACCGGTTACCGGGTGGAGGGGCGGCTGGAGCGCAACCTGCACATCGATGGGCAGTGGACGGACCACCTGCTGGTCGCCCAGACGGTCGAAGAGCTCGGCCCCGGCATTACCCAGCGGCTCGCGTCCCAGGGGCGTTTTCGGGTCGATTAG
- the glpR gene encoding gephyrin-like molybdotransferase receptor GlpR produces the protein MSGSLLLILAVWLLLMAPLLLRKQSPVRRTSRGMSETRILHEGGAKRSRRPRRLLPAEGHYMSSDEDVDADIDFVEAEPEYVLFDEDVDARDEERASEHADIADGVETVDAEVDEDHADVVEHTADETTNLETLEGELVDADAEELDGEEHVADAQHRTVPAEAPAMSAESVTVDAELADDAADTMAHEDDKHEDAGADTPTTLRVAEAEADTADADTENEPEEQPALRTISTAYFRGGDLHVDAGVREEGEAAEAESPLTEAEEESFELSEEDMEFIASRRGRGVYDPVASQQLYNRRLQRRKQVLGVLAGLTAIALIVSLLVGGGLWIAFLVTAALTGVYLFNLRRQAIEEAKLRRRRLARMRRARLGVRNLEDAELGVPDRLLRPGAIVVETDEADPELENLAYANGGDFFDDGFDDYPGEDANLDNWDGPHGRAHIRAV, from the coding sequence GTGTCCGGCTCCCTTCTGTTGATCCTCGCAGTATGGCTGCTGCTGATGGCGCCGCTGTTGCTGCGCAAGCAGTCCCCGGTGCGCCGCACGTCGCGGGGCATGTCCGAGACCCGAATCCTGCACGAAGGCGGTGCCAAGCGTTCCCGCCGTCCGCGCCGTCTGCTGCCCGCTGAGGGGCACTACATGTCCTCAGATGAGGACGTGGACGCGGACATCGATTTCGTCGAGGCGGAACCGGAGTACGTCCTTTTTGACGAGGACGTCGACGCCCGCGACGAGGAGCGTGCCAGCGAGCATGCCGACATCGCTGACGGCGTGGAAACGGTGGACGCAGAGGTCGACGAGGACCACGCCGACGTCGTCGAGCACACCGCAGACGAGACCACCAACCTGGAGACCCTGGAGGGAGAGCTCGTCGACGCTGATGCTGAGGAGCTGGACGGCGAGGAGCACGTGGCGGACGCCCAGCACCGCACTGTCCCGGCCGAGGCACCGGCCATGAGCGCTGAATCCGTCACGGTCGACGCGGAGCTGGCCGACGACGCAGCAGACACGATGGCGCACGAGGATGACAAGCACGAGGACGCCGGTGCGGACACGCCGACGACCCTGCGCGTGGCTGAGGCCGAGGCGGACACTGCCGACGCGGACACCGAGAATGAGCCGGAAGAGCAGCCCGCGCTGCGCACCATCTCGACTGCCTACTTCCGCGGCGGGGATCTGCACGTGGATGCAGGGGTCCGCGAGGAAGGCGAGGCTGCGGAGGCCGAGTCGCCACTGACTGAGGCGGAGGAGGAGAGCTTCGAACTGTCCGAGGAGGACATGGAATTCATCGCTTCCCGTCGAGGTCGTGGCGTCTACGACCCGGTCGCATCCCAGCAGCTGTACAACCGCCGCCTGCAGCGCCGCAAGCAGGTGCTCGGGGTGCTGGCTGGCCTGACCGCGATTGCGCTGATCGTTAGCCTCCTCGTCGGCGGTGGCCTGTGGATTGCCTTCCTCGTCACTGCCGCACTGACCGGCGTGTACCTGTTCAACCTGCGCCGCCAGGCGATCGAGGAGGCTAAGCTGCGCCGCCGTCGTCTCGCACGGATGCGCCGGGCCCGCCTGGGCGTGCGCAACCTGGAGGATGCAGAGCTCGGTGTACCGGACCGGCTGCTGCGGCCAGGCGCGATCGTCGTCGAAACGGACGAAGCGGACCCGGAGCTGGAGAACCTGGCCTACGCCAATGGTGGAGACTTCTTCGACGACGGCTTCGACGACTACCCGGGCGAGGACGCGAACCTGGACAACTGGGATGGCCCGCACGGTCGCGCCCACATCCGCGCGGTCTAA
- a CDS encoding DoxX family protein, whose amino-acid sequence MLEHPVARDGALLLIRAVLGTIFIAHGWQKLFMQKLGGDSGVIADFAHQGIPQPELSAWLATGLELIGGALLIVGLLAPLMAGLLILHMIAAMYLIHWSQGLFAADNGIELPLVLCAGLLSIVVFGSGRASLDRAFSRFG is encoded by the coding sequence ATGCTGGAACACCCGGTCGCCCGCGACGGCGCATTGCTGCTCATCCGCGCCGTGCTGGGCACCATCTTTATCGCCCACGGCTGGCAGAAACTCTTCATGCAGAAGCTCGGGGGCGACTCCGGGGTGATCGCGGACTTCGCCCACCAGGGGATCCCGCAGCCTGAACTCTCTGCCTGGTTAGCTACCGGGCTGGAACTCATCGGGGGAGCCCTCCTGATCGTGGGGCTGCTGGCGCCACTGATGGCCGGCCTGCTGATCCTGCATATGATCGCCGCGATGTACCTGATCCACTGGTCCCAGGGCCTCTTTGCCGCCGATAACGGCATCGAACTACCGCTGGTGCTGTGCGCGGGGCTGCTGTCGATCGTGGTCTTCGGCTCCGGTCGCGCCAGTCTGGACCGGGCGTTTTCCCGCTTCGGGTGA
- a CDS encoding zf-HC2 domain-containing protein → MECAEVRAALSARLDGEEVALPGDIVDAHVAQCEECQAWYAQATAIGRDLRLRANPPAPTQGAGADLAAKVLQVAEDIPEVGGDMRRRQLPLLGARIALAVLAVVYFLWAILLFAGSTAGTADPAQLYEAIRPGEGPQAGAADPKLAKYMIDAAISRFALGAGLAWASWAPRAAGGLLPIYLGMWAFGGGFATRDIVMGLTGGTGVDPELIGSLAIHLAAVIALVTCWLSRHHTIRPLRDSWHVLSAKPMNFSAVDAEAHSRYYPGDHRRG, encoded by the coding sequence GTGGAATGCGCAGAAGTTCGGGCAGCGCTCTCGGCGAGGCTAGACGGCGAGGAGGTCGCCCTGCCGGGAGACATCGTGGACGCCCACGTGGCCCAGTGTGAGGAGTGCCAGGCGTGGTACGCACAGGCGACTGCGATTGGCCGCGATCTGCGGTTGCGGGCTAACCCGCCCGCGCCGACCCAAGGGGCAGGCGCGGATCTCGCTGCCAAGGTGCTTCAGGTGGCTGAGGATATCCCAGAAGTTGGCGGTGACATGCGCCGCCGGCAGCTTCCGCTGCTGGGAGCCCGCATTGCGCTAGCGGTGCTTGCGGTCGTCTACTTCCTCTGGGCGATCCTGCTATTTGCTGGCTCGACCGCAGGCACCGCGGACCCCGCGCAGCTCTACGAGGCTATCCGACCGGGGGAGGGGCCGCAGGCGGGGGCCGCGGACCCGAAGCTCGCGAAATACATGATCGATGCGGCCATCAGCCGCTTCGCCTTGGGCGCGGGACTGGCCTGGGCGTCCTGGGCGCCGCGAGCTGCCGGCGGGCTGCTGCCGATCTACCTGGGGATGTGGGCCTTCGGCGGAGGCTTCGCCACCCGTGATATCGTCATGGGGCTGACGGGTGGCACTGGGGTGGACCCGGAGCTCATCGGCAGCCTCGCCATTCACCTCGCCGCGGTGATCGCGCTGGTCACCTGCTGGCTTTCCCGGCACCACACGATCAGGCCCCTGCGCGATTCCTGGCACGTGCTCTCAGCCAAGCCGATGAACTTTTCTGCGGTGGATGCTGAGGCCCACTCCCGCTACTATCCCGGCGATCACCGTCGCGGCTAG
- a CDS encoding dolichyl-phosphate-mannose--protein mannosyltransferase: MKTSPAPAAGSAEPRVAQPNQRQNQRRWAIIQALLAAFAALLRLVNLGSPTDGGTPVFDEKHYVPQAWQILRGWDHLVLGGIEDNPGYGLVVHPPLAKEIMAAGMGLFGYTPFGWRVCAALAGVAVVCLIAGIARRISRSDLVGLLAGVLALSDGILLLTSRSGMLDHFQTLFLVAAVYFLVRDHEEMERRYRVVFREGRIGDFPAGPRLGFRWWRFAAGIALGGTLAIKWSGLYYMAFFGVVLVALDAHRRWRFGVRRPLLGALLRDAPPHFFAVVIIPLCCYLLSWRAWFGSETSVYRHAVESGLVEDATALAESPLGFLPDSFLNFLYYHVSVLRFHSELTNSNGHIHPWESKPWSWLASTRGLMYYNPSHEDGTRTVELLVGTPAIWFPTVGVLAYGCYRLARFRDLAWVIPVVGFAAGFLPWLLNTDRQMYLFYALNLAPFLVIGLALVCGRVLGWRMAPSSKHRPVAWLQAHAGLVLVVAYVGFAVWNFLFFLPLYTAMPLSPAEWAARMWLPSWH, translated from the coding sequence ATGAAGACCTCCCCGGCGCCAGCAGCCGGTTCAGCCGAACCCCGCGTGGCCCAGCCGAATCAGCGGCAAAACCAACGCCGCTGGGCGATCATCCAGGCCCTCCTGGCTGCATTCGCTGCCCTCCTTCGGCTGGTTAATCTGGGCTCCCCCACCGACGGCGGCACCCCGGTCTTCGACGAAAAGCACTACGTCCCCCAGGCCTGGCAGATCCTGCGAGGCTGGGACCACCTGGTGCTGGGCGGCATCGAGGATAACCCCGGCTATGGGTTGGTCGTGCACCCGCCGCTGGCCAAGGAAATCATGGCCGCCGGGATGGGGCTCTTCGGCTACACCCCCTTCGGCTGGCGGGTGTGCGCCGCGCTTGCCGGCGTGGCGGTGGTCTGCCTGATCGCGGGCATCGCCCGGCGGATATCCCGCTCGGATTTGGTCGGTCTACTGGCCGGCGTCCTTGCCCTCTCCGATGGCATTCTGCTGCTGACCAGCCGTTCCGGGATGCTGGATCACTTCCAAACGCTCTTCCTGGTGGCCGCCGTGTACTTCCTGGTCCGGGACCACGAGGAGATGGAACGCCGCTACCGGGTGGTGTTCCGCGAGGGGCGAATCGGGGACTTTCCTGCTGGCCCGCGGCTGGGCTTCCGCTGGTGGCGCTTCGCCGCCGGTATCGCGCTCGGCGGCACGCTGGCGATCAAGTGGTCTGGGCTGTACTACATGGCCTTCTTCGGCGTGGTCCTCGTCGCCTTGGATGCGCACCGGCGCTGGCGTTTTGGCGTGCGCCGTCCACTGCTGGGTGCGCTGCTTCGGGACGCCCCGCCGCATTTCTTCGCGGTCGTCATCATCCCGTTGTGCTGCTACCTGCTGTCCTGGCGGGCATGGTTCGGTAGCGAGACCTCCGTCTACCGGCACGCGGTGGAATCCGGCCTCGTCGAGGACGCCACCGCGTTGGCCGAGTCACCGCTGGGCTTCCTTCCGGATTCTTTCCTGAACTTCCTCTACTACCACGTCTCCGTGCTGCGCTTTCACTCGGAGTTGACCAATTCGAATGGTCACATCCACCCGTGGGAGTCGAAGCCGTGGTCGTGGCTGGCCTCCACCCGCGGGCTGATGTACTACAACCCCAGCCACGAGGACGGCACCCGCACCGTAGAGCTATTGGTCGGCACGCCGGCGATCTGGTTCCCCACCGTGGGGGTGCTGGCCTATGGCTGCTACAGACTGGCACGGTTCCGGGACCTAGCGTGGGTCATCCCCGTCGTCGGTTTCGCCGCGGGCTTCCTGCCGTGGCTGCTGAACACCGACCGCCAGATGTACCTCTTCTACGCGCTGAACCTCGCGCCCTTCCTCGTCATCGGACTGGCGCTCGTGTGCGGCCGCGTACTCGGGTGGCGCATGGCGCCCAGCAGCAAGCACCGCCCGGTGGCGTGGCTGCAGGCGCACGCCGGACTGGTGCTGGTCGTTGCGTATGTGGGCTTTGCGGTGTGGAATTTCCTGTTCTTCCTGCCGCTGTACACAGCAATGCCACTGAGCCCAGCCGAGTGGGCAGCCCGCATGTGGCTACCCTCCTGGCACTAG